A single region of the Salvelinus sp. IW2-2015 linkage group LG20, ASM291031v2, whole genome shotgun sequence genome encodes:
- the LOC111982125 gene encoding syntaxin-1A isoform X1, translating into MKDRTHELRVGKETEEEDDVAVNMEKDRFMDEFFVQVEEIRGFIEELSEKVEEVKRQHSAILAAPNPDEKTKAELEQLMTDIKKFANKVRSKLKSIEQSIEHEEALSRSSADLRIRKTQHSTLSRKFVEVMSEYNATQSDYRERCKGRIQRQLEITGRNTTNEELESMLESDNPAIFTSGIIMDSNITQQAMNEIETRHTEIIKLENSIRELHDMFMDMAMLVESQGEMIDRIEYNVEHSVDYVERAVSDTKKAVKYQSKARRWFNEKIVTHSIPYIVDVSSTPLCLNRHSAGWDGTLLT; encoded by the exons GGGAAGGAGACTGAGGAAGAAGATGATGTGGCAGTCAACATGGAAAAAGATCGATTTATGGATGAGTTCTTTGTACAG GTGGAGGAGATCCGAGGCTTCATCGAGGAGCTCtcagagaaggtggaggaggtgaagagaCAACACAGCGCCATCTTGGCCGCCCCCAATCCTGACGAAA AAACGAAGGCAGAGCTGGAGCAGCTGATGACAGACATAAAGAAGTTTGCGAACAAAGTGCGCTCCAAGTTAAAAA GCATTGAACAGTCCATAGAGCATGAGGAGGCTTTAAGCAGGTCGTCTGCAGATCTGAGGATACGTAAGACACAG CATTCCACGTTGTCTCGGAAGTTTGTGGAGGTGATGTCAGAGTATAATGCTACGCAGTCGGACTACCGGGAACGCTGCAAGGGCCGCATCCAAAGACAACTGGAGATTA CTGGTAGGAACACAACTAATGAGGAACTGGAGAGCATGCTGGAGAGTGACAACCCTGCCATCTTCACATCAGGG aTCATCATGGACTCCAACATCACCCAGCAGGCCATGAATGAGATTGAGACGAGACACACTGAGATCATCAAGCTGGAGAACAGCATCAGAGAACTTCACGACATGTTCATGGACATGGCCATGCTGGTGGAGAGCCAG gGGGAGATGATAGATCGTATAGAGTACAACGTGGAGCACTCAGTGGACTATGTAGAGAGGGCCGTGTCTGACACCAAGAAGGCAGTAAAGTACCAGAGTAAAGCCAGGAGG TGGTTCAATGAGAAGATTGTCACACACAGCATACCTTACATTGTAGATGTCTCGTCCACCCCCTTGTGTCTGAACAGACACAGTGCAGGATGGGATGGGACCCTGCTCACATAG
- the LOC111982125 gene encoding syntaxin-1A isoform X3, whose translation MKDRTHELRVGKETEEEDDVAVNMEKDRFMDEFFVQVEEIRGFIEELSEKVEEVKRQHSAILAAPNPDEKTKAELEQLMTDIKKFANKVRSKLKSIEQSIEHEEALSRSSADLRIRKTQHSTLSRKFVEVMSEYNATQSDYRERCKGRIQRQLEITGRNTTNEELESMLESDNPAIFTSGIIMDSNITQQAMNEIETRHTEIIKLENSIRELHDMFMDMAMLVESQGEMIDRIEYNVEHSVDYVERAVSDTKKAVKYQSKARRANHA comes from the exons GGGAAGGAGACTGAGGAAGAAGATGATGTGGCAGTCAACATGGAAAAAGATCGATTTATGGATGAGTTCTTTGTACAG GTGGAGGAGATCCGAGGCTTCATCGAGGAGCTCtcagagaaggtggaggaggtgaagagaCAACACAGCGCCATCTTGGCCGCCCCCAATCCTGACGAAA AAACGAAGGCAGAGCTGGAGCAGCTGATGACAGACATAAAGAAGTTTGCGAACAAAGTGCGCTCCAAGTTAAAAA GCATTGAACAGTCCATAGAGCATGAGGAGGCTTTAAGCAGGTCGTCTGCAGATCTGAGGATACGTAAGACACAG CATTCCACGTTGTCTCGGAAGTTTGTGGAGGTGATGTCAGAGTATAATGCTACGCAGTCGGACTACCGGGAACGCTGCAAGGGCCGCATCCAAAGACAACTGGAGATTA CTGGTAGGAACACAACTAATGAGGAACTGGAGAGCATGCTGGAGAGTGACAACCCTGCCATCTTCACATCAGGG aTCATCATGGACTCCAACATCACCCAGCAGGCCATGAATGAGATTGAGACGAGACACACTGAGATCATCAAGCTGGAGAACAGCATCAGAGAACTTCACGACATGTTCATGGACATGGCCATGCTGGTGGAGAGCCAG gGGGAGATGATAGATCGTATAGAGTACAACGTGGAGCACTCAGTGGACTATGTAGAGAGGGCCGTGTCTGACACCAAGAAGGCAGTAAAGTACCAGAGTAAAGCCAGGAGG GCAAACCATGCATGA
- the LOC111982125 gene encoding syntaxin-1A isoform X2 — protein MKDRTHELRVGKETEEEDDVAVNMEKDRFMDEFFVQVEEIRGFIEELSEKVEEVKRQHSAILAAPNPDEKTKAELEQLMTDIKKFANKVRSKLKSIEQSIEHEEALSRSSADLRIRKTQHSTLSRKFVEVMSEYNATQSDYRERCKGRIQRQLEITGRNTTNEELESMLESDNPAIFTSGIIMDSNITQQAMNEIETRHTEIIKLENSIRELHDMFMDMAMLVESQGEMIDRIEYNVEHSVDYVERAVSDTKKAVKYQSKARRKKIMIIICCVVLGIVIASSVGGSLA, from the exons GGGAAGGAGACTGAGGAAGAAGATGATGTGGCAGTCAACATGGAAAAAGATCGATTTATGGATGAGTTCTTTGTACAG GTGGAGGAGATCCGAGGCTTCATCGAGGAGCTCtcagagaaggtggaggaggtgaagagaCAACACAGCGCCATCTTGGCCGCCCCCAATCCTGACGAAA AAACGAAGGCAGAGCTGGAGCAGCTGATGACAGACATAAAGAAGTTTGCGAACAAAGTGCGCTCCAAGTTAAAAA GCATTGAACAGTCCATAGAGCATGAGGAGGCTTTAAGCAGGTCGTCTGCAGATCTGAGGATACGTAAGACACAG CATTCCACGTTGTCTCGGAAGTTTGTGGAGGTGATGTCAGAGTATAATGCTACGCAGTCGGACTACCGGGAACGCTGCAAGGGCCGCATCCAAAGACAACTGGAGATTA CTGGTAGGAACACAACTAATGAGGAACTGGAGAGCATGCTGGAGAGTGACAACCCTGCCATCTTCACATCAGGG aTCATCATGGACTCCAACATCACCCAGCAGGCCATGAATGAGATTGAGACGAGACACACTGAGATCATCAAGCTGGAGAACAGCATCAGAGAACTTCACGACATGTTCATGGACATGGCCATGCTGGTGGAGAGCCAG gGGGAGATGATAGATCGTATAGAGTACAACGTGGAGCACTCAGTGGACTATGTAGAGAGGGCCGTGTCTGACACCAAGAAGGCAGTAAAGTACCAGAGTAAAGCCAGGAGG AAGAAAATAATGATTATTATATGTTGTGTGGTGCTTGGTATTGTTATTGCCTCCAGTGTTGGTGGAAGTTTAGCATAG